Proteins encoded in a region of the Paenibacillus sp. E222 genome:
- a CDS encoding pectinesterase family protein gives MNKPLSCGSDMDLYRNGYLVAADGSGDFPTIQAAIDAIPADCTEKYTIRIKPGTYVEKLHIEKPRVHLVGAGADQTIITYDDYALKKFPNGELYHTFHSYTAFIGADDFTAEGLSFINSAGPGREVGQALAVYVDGDRAALRHCRFIGHQDTIFTGPLPEQPIDRSFFGGPRDGAERRKLRQYYEDCFIEGDVDFIFGSATAVFQGCEIFAKNRLSDAAAAEGEVNGWITAASTPEDARYGYVFIDCDLTSNAPPQSVYLGRPWRNHAKVCFLNCWMGAHVKQEGWHNWNKTDAEATVAYVEYHSAGPGAGSVMGRVPWAKILSEQEAAEYAVPVILSGEDGWQPFEGLLSFELASSKLK, from the coding sequence ATGAACAAACCTCTGTCATGCGGGTCAGATATGGATCTGTACAGGAATGGTTACCTGGTTGCTGCGGACGGAAGCGGCGATTTTCCCACCATTCAGGCTGCCATTGATGCGATTCCGGCCGACTGTACTGAAAAGTATACGATTCGCATAAAGCCAGGCACCTATGTTGAAAAACTACACATCGAGAAGCCGAGGGTTCACCTCGTCGGTGCAGGAGCTGATCAGACCATCATCACATATGATGATTATGCGCTCAAAAAGTTCCCGAACGGGGAGTTGTATCATACCTTTCATTCGTACACAGCCTTTATCGGGGCAGATGACTTCACCGCTGAAGGACTTTCCTTCATCAACTCCGCTGGGCCTGGCCGTGAGGTCGGTCAGGCGTTGGCTGTCTACGTGGATGGGGATCGGGCGGCCCTTCGGCATTGCCGATTTATAGGTCACCAGGACACGATCTTTACCGGACCGCTGCCCGAGCAGCCCATTGACCGGAGTTTCTTCGGGGGGCCGCGTGACGGGGCAGAGCGGCGGAAGCTGCGCCAATATTATGAGGACTGTTTCATTGAGGGCGATGTGGATTTTATTTTTGGCTCGGCTACGGCTGTGTTTCAGGGCTGTGAGATTTTTGCGAAGAATCGCTTGAGCGATGCTGCTGCTGCAGAGGGAGAAGTGAATGGCTGGATCACGGCTGCTTCCACACCAGAGGATGCACGTTATGGCTATGTGTTTATCGATTGTGACCTGACCAGCAATGCCCCCCCTCAATCCGTATATCTGGGCAGACCGTGGCGTAATCATGCCAAAGTCTGCTTCCTGAACTGCTGGATGGGGGCGCATGTGAAGCAGGAGGGCTGGCATAATTGGAACAAGACCGATGCGGAAGCAACAGTTGCGTACGTTGAATATCATAGTGCCGGACCTGGGGCGGGAAGTGTGATGGGGAGAGTTCCGTGGGCGAAAATACTCAGTGAGCAGGAAGCGGCTGAATACGCTGTACCTGTTATTTTATCCGGTGAGGATGGGTGGCAACCCTTTGAAGGCCTGCTGTCATTTGAACTTGCTTCCTCGAAGTTAAAATAA
- a CDS encoding chitinase, whose amino-acid sequence MNQAVRFRPVITFALAFLLIITWFAPRADAAAQWQAGTAYKQGDLVTYLNKDYECIQPHTALTGWEPSNVPALWKYVGEGTGGGTPTPDTTPPSVPAGLTSSLVTETSVNLTWNASTDNVGVTGYEVYRNGTLAANTSTTTAVVTGLTAGTTYVFTVKAKDAAGNLSAASTSLSVTTSTGSSNPGPSGSKWLIGYWHNFDNGSTNIKLRNVSTAYDVINVSFAEPISPGSGTLAFTPYNATVEEFKSDIAYLQSQGKKVLISMGGANGTIELTDATKRQQFENSLKSIISTYGFNGLDIDLEGSSLSLNAGDTDFRSPTTPKIVNLINGVKALKSHFGANFVLTAAPETAYVQGGYLNYGGPWGAYLPVIHALRNDLTLLHVQHYNTGSMVGLDGRSYAQGTADFHVAMADMLLQGFNVGGSSGPFFSPLRPDQIAIGVPASQQAAGGGYTAPAELQKALNYLIKGVSYGGSYTLRQPAGYAGLKGIMTWSINWDAYTNNQFSNAHRPFLNGLSTQKTEEVVY is encoded by the coding sequence TTGAATCAAGCTGTTCGATTCCGCCCGGTCATTACATTCGCTTTGGCATTTCTTCTGATTATTACGTGGTTTGCACCAAGAGCAGACGCCGCTGCCCAGTGGCAGGCAGGCACCGCATACAAACAAGGAGATCTAGTAACTTATTTAAATAAAGATTATGAATGTATTCAGCCCCATACGGCTTTGACCGGATGGGAGCCCTCAAATGTACCTGCATTGTGGAAATACGTCGGGGAAGGTACTGGAGGGGGTACCCCAACTCCGGATACGACACCACCCTCCGTTCCTGCAGGTTTAACCTCATCCCTCGTCACAGAGACATCAGTCAATCTTACCTGGAACGCATCCACGGACAATGTGGGCGTAACCGGATATGAAGTGTACCGGAACGGTACTCTCGCGGCGAACACTTCAACGACTACGGCTGTAGTCACAGGACTGACAGCTGGCACCACATATGTTTTTACAGTGAAAGCAAAAGATGCGGCAGGCAATCTGTCCGCTGCAAGCACCTCTCTCAGCGTTACCACTTCCACCGGATCTTCGAATCCTGGGCCTAGCGGCAGCAAATGGCTGATCGGCTACTGGCACAACTTCGACAATGGCTCTACCAATATTAAACTGCGCAACGTGTCAACAGCCTATGACGTTATTAATGTCTCCTTTGCCGAGCCGATTTCACCCGGCAGCGGAACGCTCGCTTTTACTCCGTATAACGCTACGGTAGAAGAGTTCAAGTCGGACATTGCATACCTTCAAAGCCAAGGGAAGAAGGTACTGATTTCCATGGGGGGAGCCAATGGCACGATTGAGCTCACCGATGCGACCAAGAGACAACAGTTCGAGAATTCCCTCAAATCCATTATTTCGACTTACGGATTCAATGGTCTCGACATCGATCTTGAAGGAAGCTCCCTGTCTTTAAATGCGGGTGATACCGACTTTCGCAGTCCAACGACTCCGAAGATCGTTAACCTGATTAACGGCGTGAAAGCGCTTAAATCACACTTTGGTGCCAATTTTGTTCTGACCGCTGCACCGGAAACGGCCTACGTACAGGGCGGATATCTGAACTATGGTGGTCCTTGGGGGGCGTATCTTCCAGTGATTCATGCCTTGCGCAATGACCTGACCCTACTTCATGTGCAGCACTATAACACCGGTTCGATGGTGGGGCTGGATGGACGTTCTTACGCTCAAGGGACAGCCGATTTCCATGTCGCCATGGCCGATATGCTGCTTCAAGGGTTTAACGTAGGTGGAAGCTCGGGTCCATTCTTTAGCCCTCTGCGTCCGGACCAAATTGCGATTGGCGTACCAGCTTCCCAGCAAGCGGCTGGAGGTGGCTATACGGCGCCAGCTGAGCTGCAAAAGGCATTGAATTATCTGATCAAAGGAGTATCATACGGCGGTTCCTATACCTTGCGCCAGCCTGCGGGCTATGCCGGACTCAAAGGCATTATGACCTGGTCAATCAACTGGGACGCGTATACGAATAACCAGTTCTCGAACGCACATCGTCCATTCCTGAATGGGCTTAGCACGCAAAAGACAGAGGAGGTTGTGTATTAA
- a CDS encoding glycosyl hydrolase family 18 protein translates to MIHLNKHTAFKKTAKFFLGLSLLLSVIVPSFALQPATAEAADSYKIVGYYPSWAAYGRNYNVADIDPTKVTHINYAFADICWNGIHGNPDPSGPNPVTWTCQNEKSQTINVPNGTIVLGDPWIDTGKTFAGDTWDQPIAGNINQLNKLKQTNPNLKTIISVGGWTWSNRFSDVAATAATREVFANSAVDFLRKYNFDGVDLDWEYPVSGGLDGNSKRPEDKQNYTLLLSKIREKLDAAGAVDGKKYLLTIASGASATYAANTELAKIAAIVDWINIMTYDFNGAWQKISAHNAPLNYDPAASAAGVPDANTFNVAAGAQGHLDAGVPAAKLVLGVPFYGRGWDGCAQAGNGQYQTCTGGSSVGTWEAGSFDFYDLEANYINKNGYTRYWNDTAKVPYLYNASNKRFISYDDAESVGYKTAYIKSKGLGGAMFWEISGDRNKTLQNKLKADLPTGGTVPPVDTTAPSVPGNARSTGVTANSVTLAWNASTDNVGVTGYNVYNGANLATSVTGTTATISGLTAGTSYTFTVKAKDAAGNLSAASNAVTVSTTAQPGGDTQAPTAPTNLASTAQTTSSITLSWTASTDNVGVTGYDVYNGTTLATTVTGTTATISGLAADTSYTFTVKAKDAAGNVSAASNALSVKTAAETTNPGVSAWQANTAYTAGQLVTYNGKTYKCLQPHTSLPGWEPSNVPALWQLQ, encoded by the coding sequence ATGATACATTTAAATAAACACACTGCTTTTAAGAAGACTGCAAAGTTTTTCCTTGGTCTGTCCCTGCTCTTATCCGTCATCGTTCCTTCCTTCGCGCTCCAACCTGCTACGGCCGAAGCAGCAGATTCTTATAAAATTGTTGGTTACTATCCGTCCTGGGCTGCGTACGGCAGAAACTATAATGTAGCTGATATCGATCCGACCAAAGTGACGCATATCAACTATGCTTTTGCTGATATTTGCTGGAACGGCATTCATGGAAATCCGGACCCTTCGGGCCCCAATCCTGTAACCTGGACCTGTCAGAATGAAAAAAGCCAAACGATCAATGTACCGAACGGAACGATTGTGCTCGGCGATCCATGGATCGATACGGGCAAGACATTTGCAGGGGATACGTGGGATCAGCCCATTGCAGGTAATATCAATCAGCTTAACAAGCTGAAACAAACCAATCCAAACCTGAAGACCATCATCTCCGTCGGAGGATGGACGTGGTCCAACCGTTTCTCTGATGTAGCCGCCACTGCTGCAACCCGAGAGGTCTTTGCGAATTCCGCCGTCGATTTCCTGCGGAAGTACAATTTTGACGGGGTAGATCTGGATTGGGAGTACCCGGTCTCAGGCGGACTTGACGGTAACAGCAAACGTCCTGAAGATAAGCAAAACTACACCCTTCTCTTGAGCAAAATCCGTGAAAAGCTGGATGCAGCAGGAGCTGTGGACGGCAAGAAGTATTTGCTTACGATTGCAAGCGGTGCGTCTGCGACCTATGCTGCCAATACGGAGCTTGCAAAAATTGCTGCCATCGTCGACTGGATTAACATTATGACATACGATTTTAACGGGGCTTGGCAAAAGATCAGCGCACATAATGCGCCATTGAACTATGATCCTGCGGCTTCCGCCGCTGGCGTGCCAGATGCCAATACATTTAATGTGGCAGCCGGGGCACAAGGGCATCTGGATGCAGGTGTACCGGCCGCTAAACTCGTGCTTGGTGTTCCATTCTACGGTCGTGGCTGGGATGGATGCGCACAAGCAGGCAACGGACAGTATCAGACGTGCACGGGTGGTTCTTCCGTTGGAACATGGGAAGCAGGCTCTTTTGATTTCTACGATCTGGAAGCCAATTACATCAACAAAAACGGGTATACGCGTTACTGGAATGACACAGCCAAAGTGCCATATCTCTATAATGCGTCCAACAAGCGCTTTATCAGCTATGACGATGCAGAGTCCGTTGGATATAAAACGGCTTATATCAAGAGCAAAGGACTCGGCGGAGCGATGTTCTGGGAGATCAGCGGTGACCGTAACAAAACACTCCAAAACAAACTGAAAGCAGATCTGCCTACCGGAGGTACAGTGCCACCAGTAGATACGACGGCACCAAGCGTACCCGGAAATGCCCGTTCGACAGGCGTGACGGCGAATTCGGTGACGCTGGCCTGGAATGCTTCAACGGATAATGTAGGCGTTACCGGGTATAACGTCTATAATGGCGCTAATCTTGCGACATCGGTCACCGGAACAACAGCAACGATCAGTGGACTTACAGCGGGGACTTCATATACTTTCACGGTAAAAGCAAAAGATGCAGCAGGCAATCTGTCTGCGGCCAGTAATGCTGTAACTGTAAGCACAACGGCTCAGCCGGGAGGTGATACGCAAGCGCCAACTGCTCCGACGAACCTTGCGTCGACGGCGCAAACCACATCCAGCATAACGCTGAGCTGGACAGCATCCACTGACAATGTGGGTGTAACGGGTTATGACGTGTACAACGGAACGACACTGGCAACAACGGTAACCGGAACGACGGCAACGATCAGCGGGCTTGCGGCGGATACCTCGTATACATTTACGGTAAAAGCAAAGGATGCGGCAGGCAATGTGTCTGCAGCGAGCAACGCGTTAAGCGTGAAGACGGCCGCTGAAACGACGAATCCTGGCGTATCGGCTTGGCAGGCCAACACAGCTTATACTGCGGGACAACTGGTCACATATAACGGCAAGACGTATAAATGCTTGCAGCCACACACCTCCTTGCCAGGGTGGGAACCATCCAACGTGCCCGCATTGTGGCAGCTGCAATAG
- a CDS encoding plantaricin C family lantibiotic: MKLKNQMENTNAATYNPVGSVLSELTDTEMDTVAGGAQAQGFTDGNCVSTITADCTPGWTWVC, translated from the coding sequence ATGAAATTGAAAAATCAAATGGAAAATACTAATGCAGCTACATATAATCCAGTGGGAAGTGTGCTATCTGAATTGACAGACACTGAGATGGATACAGTGGCTGGTGGTGCTCAAGCACAAGGCTTTACAGATGGTAATTGTGTTTCTACCATTACGGCTGATTGTACTCCAGGATGGACATGGGTATGTTAA